TCCTAAAATTCTTTGATCATCATAAGATAAAGGTTGACGTCCTATTTTTACACTTAATGCTTCGTTGATTTTTAAATCAGCCCAAGCTTCTTGTATACGAAAATTTCCGTTACCAGCTGCTGAGATTTGTGGACGGTCTCCAAGTGTAAAAACCTCTTGTAGTCCAATATAAGTAGTGTAGCTAGCCGTTGTGTATGTTGCGTTTATTGCTGCTCTAACAGTTGTTTCTACATATCCTGGAGTACCAACTCTACCAGATGTATTTCCTGCAGGGGCTGCTGCAGCGGGTTGGTATCTGTAGTTAAATCCATCTATCCATTCTGTACGTGGTCTAAATTCTCCACTTAATGAAAAAGTTGGTTTTTCTTCTTGTGCATTTGCGATAGCTGTAAAGGCAAATACTGTTGCTAATAAAGATTTTTTAAAATTCATTGTATAATAATTTAGTTGTTTCTTTTTATGAGTTGTAATATTAATGATCTTTAATTTTTTCTTAAATGATGATTATCATGTTTTTAGTGTTCTAAAAAATCGATCAAATGTTTTCTGTATTTGTAATAGTCGTTATGTTCTAAGATAGCTTTTCTTGTTCTAGGTCTTTCAAAATCAATAGAAAGTACATCACCAATTTTTGCTTTAGGACCGCTAGTCATCATTACAACACGATCGGCTAAAAAGATAGCTTCATCTACATCATGAGTAATCATAACTGCTGTAATTTTTTCTTTATTCCAAACATCAATTAGTACGTCTTGTAGCTGACCTCTAGTTAAAGAGTCTAACATTCCAAAAGGTTCGTCTAATAAAAGCACTTTTGGTTTGATGGCAAAAGCTCTAGCAATACCAACTCTTTGTTGTTCTCCTTGAGATATTTCGGAAGCTCTTTTGTTAAAAGAACTTTCCATTCCTACTTTGTGTAAATAGTATTTACAGATGTCTTCTTTTTGTTTTTTTGTAGCGTGAGGATATACTTTTTTTACTCCTAACATTACGTTTTCCATAGTGGTTAGCCATGGCATTAAACTAGGTGCTTGAAAAATAACACCTCTGTCTGGTCCTGGTCCTTTAATGCTGCTTCCAAGAACTGAAATTTTACCTCCTGAAATTTCGTTTAATCCTGCAATCATAGATAACATCGTTGTTTTTCCGCATCCTGAGTGACCAATAATTGTAATGAATTCTTCTTTTTTGATTTGTAGATTTAAATCTTCTAGAACAACATAGTCTCCTTTAGGTGTAGGGTATACTTTTTTTAAGTCTACCAAATCTAACATCACCTCGTTAGATGGGAATTTCTCTATTTTTGGATTGTGTATTAATTGATTCATTGCGTTGTGGTTTATTAATTAGTATCCCATCTAAAGTCCTTAGGTTGGATGTCTGGAAGTTCGTAACTAGTGTTGCTTTTAGCAGCTTGTTGTTCTCCTAGATCCATTAAATATTCAATGATTTCGATTCGAGTTTTTTTGTAATCCTCGTTGTCGTTTAGAGCGGTTTTGTCTCTAGGTCTTTCAATATTTATTTTAAATTCAGGTCCAAGAGTAGCTTTAGGTCCAGGTTTTAACGGAATAATTCTGTCGGCCATATACATGGCTTCGTCAACATCATTGGTGATTAATAAGGCGGTTCGTTTATTAATCTCCCAAATTTTAAGAATTTCATCTTGTAGATTTCCGCGAGTTAAAGCATCTAAAGCCCCTAAAGGTTCGTCCATAATAATCATTTCAGGACTCATAGATAGGGCTCTGGCTACAGAAACACGTTGTCTCATTCCTCCAGATAATTCTTTTGGGTATTTGTTTGAGGCGTGAGTTAAACCAACCATTTCAATATGTTCTTTTACACGTACATCTTTTTCTTGTTTAGATGCTTTAGGAAATGCTTCTTGAATAGCCATATCAATATTTTGATACACGGTTAACCAAGGTAAAAGAGAGTAGTTTTGAAAAATAACTCCTCTTTCGTGGCTTGTGTCTTCTACAGGTTTTCCTTTAAAAATTACTTCACCTTCAGTAGGTTTTAATAATCCGTTAATTAAA
Above is a genomic segment from Wenyingzhuangia fucanilytica containing:
- a CDS encoding ABC transporter ATP-binding protein encodes the protein MNQLIHNPKIEKFPSNEVMLDLVDLKKVYPTPKGDYVVLEDLNLQIKKEEFITIIGHSGCGKTTMLSMIAGLNEISGGKISVLGSSIKGPGPDRGVIFQAPSLMPWLTTMENVMLGVKKVYPHATKKQKEDICKYYLHKVGMESSFNKRASEISQGEQQRVGIARAFAIKPKVLLLDEPFGMLDSLTRGQLQDVLIDVWNKEKITAVMITHDVDEAIFLADRVVMMTSGPKAKIGDVLSIDFERPRTRKAILEHNDYYKYRKHLIDFLEH
- a CDS encoding ABC transporter ATP-binding protein gives rise to the protein MAILELKNIYKTYNPAKEDKGEILNNINLSIEEGEFVAIVGFSGSGKTTLVNLINGLLKPTEGEVIFKGKPVEDTSHERGVIFQNYSLLPWLTVYQNIDMAIQEAFPKASKQEKDVRVKEHIEMVGLTHASNKYPKELSGGMRQRVSVARALSMSPEMIIMDEPLGALDALTRGNLQDEILKIWEINKRTALLITNDVDEAMYMADRIIPLKPGPKATLGPEFKINIERPRDKTALNDNEDYKKTRIEIIEYLMDLGEQQAAKSNTSYELPDIQPKDFRWDTN